The sequence CTAATTTCTTTAGGTATACCTGTAACAGATTCAGCTCCTTTTATTTGATATAGCTCTTCTAAATCTTCAGAATTTGTAGCTGCTATTTTTAAATCTTCAGCAGTTTTCTCTCCTATATTTAAATTAAAATTATCTCTAATATATTCTATTATATCAGTATTTAACTGATCTCCTGCAGTTTTTATTGAATGTGTTTTTGCTGCTCCTCCTGAAACTATAAAGGCTATTTCAGTAGTTCCTCCACCTATATCAACTATTAAATGACCCTTAGGTTCAAACATGTCTATTCCAGCTCCAACAGCTGCTGCTATAGGTTCTTCAATTAAGTACACTTCTTTAGCTCCTGCATCTTTAACTGCATCAACAACCGCACGTCTTTCAACTTGAGTAACTCCACTTGGAACACATATTATTACTCTATCATTATATAGTTCACCTTTTTTTATCTTACTTAAGAATATAGATAACATCTTTTCAGTGATTTCATAATCAGATATTACTCCATTTTTTAAAGGTCTTTTAACTTCCATATATCCAGGAGTTCTACCCATAATTTCCTTAGCTTTTTTTCCAATAAATTCTATACTATCATCAGTTTTTGTGTTTATAGCAACATATGTTGGTTCATTAATTACTATATTTTCCCCTTTTACATAAAGTACAGTATTTGCTGTACCTAAATCTATCCCTATATCTTTAGTATTTTTACTTAAACTAAAATTTTTCTTGAATGCCTTAATTAAATTTTTAAACATAATTCCCTCTCTCTAATTTAATTCTGAATTAATATATCTATTTTGTTCATCTATCACACCATTATTTCTAAGCTCTTCACATAATTTAGATGCTCTATTAAATCCTGTACTTAATTCTCTTTGAAGTAAAGAAATAGATAATCTATCTATATTAGGTCTTTTAGCTATTTCAACAGCTTTTTCATAAAGTGGATCTCTATTATTATTGTTTTGTTCTTCTTCTACTAATATCTCTTCATTATATACAGCAACTTTCTTACTCTTAATAATATCTGTTAATTTATTTATTTCATCATCAGATATATATGCTCCCTGTATTCTTTCAAGTTTAGCCTTACCATTATCTAAGAATAACATATCTCCCATTCCTAATAGTTTTTCAGCTCCAACTTGATCTAATATAGTTCTAGAGTCTGTATTTGATCTTAAAGCAAATGATATTCTACTTGGTAAATTAGCTTTAATCATACCAGTAACTACATCTACCGAAGGTCTTTGAGTTGCAACTATTAAATGTATTCCTATTGCTCTTGCTTTTTGTGCAATTCTTGCAATAGATTGTTCTACATTATTTGATGCAACCATCATTAAGTCAGCTAACTCATCTATTATTATTACTATATACGGTAATTTTTCTCTATAGTATTTTTTATTATATGCCTCTATATTTCTAAGACCAAGACTAGCAAGCTTCTTATATCTTTCTTCCATCTCATTAACCGCCCACTTAAGTGCTATAGCTGCCATATTAGGATCTATAATAACAGGAGTTAATAGATGTGCTATACCATTATATGGCATAAGCTCAACCATCTTAGGATCAACCATTATGAATTTAACTTCATCATCACTTTTTTTACTTATTAGTGATGAGATTATAGTATTTATACATACAGATTTTCCACTTCCTGTTGTACCTGCTATTAATAAATGAGGAAGTTTTGCTATATCTATTATCTTATTATTTCCAACTATATCTTTACCTAAAACTACAGGTAATATACCTTGATCTAATTCTCTGGACTTAATAAGGTTAGAAAAGTATACAGGTTCTTTAATCTTATTAGGAGTTTCTATTCCTATAGCATCCTTACCTGGTATAGGGGCTTCTATCCTTATTCTTTCAGCTTTTAAATACATAGCTATATCATCTTCAAGTTCAGTTACCTTTTTAACTCTAACATTTTTAGGTATTTTTATTTCATATCTTGTTATAGTAGGTCCTGTACCATAATCAACAACCTTAGCATCTACACCAAAGTTTCTTAATACTTCTTCAAGGTTTTCTATATTATTTTCTATTTCTCTTTTCATTTCAGCAATTTTCTCAGGATCCATACTTTTATCTTTAAATACCTCTGAAAGAGCAACTTTAAGTTCTTCTCTATCTATGGCCTGCATTTCTTGATTTAATTCCACATTTTTTGTTTCTATTTCTTCTTCAAATTCTTCTTCTAATACATCCTCTATTTCTTCCACTTCATCTTCAAACACTTCTTCCATTTCTATTACAGGATTGCATACTTCTTCTTTTACTTCAGCTATCTCTTCTTTTTTACTTAATATTGCTTTATTATCTTCTTCCATTTTTTGAAGAGCTTTTCTTTCTTGTTCTATTTTTGATTTTTCAATTTCATATTTTCTGATCTCAAGCATTCTGTCATAATATCTATTCCACTCTTTTTGTTTTTCTGTAAGTTCTTTTTCACTATAATACTCTACTTCTTTTCCTTCTTTATCTTCATCTAATTTTTTAAATATTTCATCATCTAATTTCTTGTTAGTCTTATTTACAAAATAGTTTACAAAATCTTCCTCAAACTGTTTGTCCTCAGTTTCTTGCATTCTTTTTTCATAAACTTTTTTTGCTTCTATTATTTTCTTTTTATTTAAATATTCTTCACTAGAATAATATTCTAAAGTATTATTTATACTTAGATATATTAGCCTTATAGTTTTACCCATAGCAAGGAAGGTAGTTATTAAACAAAGAGATAAACTTAAAAAGAAAAACCAAGAGTAGTTAACTAAAGAGTAAAAAGGTATAGACATTATAGCTCCTATAACCCCTCCACCTTTTTGCATAAATGCATATGATAGTATTTCTTGTCCTGCATCTAAAATAGTTGTACCTGTAATCTCTCCTAAGCTAAATACTGTTAAAGTCATAGCAAAGAAAAGAAATGCAAGTACCCAAACCACCTTTCTTATTAATGGCATAGAAGAAATTTTTCTTCTATTTTTAATAGCAAAAAAATTAAAAATTATTACCAATAATAGTAAAATTATTAAAGTTTTACCAAAAACAATCTTTAAATTTGTTACTATTAAACCTAAAAAAGTTTCTATAAATGTATCTGTAGATATGAATTTTTCCATAAGTACTATACCTAGTAGAAAAATTGATATCACCAGTATAGTAGTATTTACCCATACATTATATTTAATATTATTAATATTCTTATTTATTTTATTATTTCTTTTCTTTTCCTTAGACATATATTTTCCTCCTAAATACATTACTTTAATTTTAACATATATACCACTTTTTTTAAAGAGAAAATGTTTACAAAATTACAGTGAATAAAAAACCTCCTTACTGATTATTCAATAAAGAGGTTAATTTTAACTAGTATATATTTTATAAAACAAAAAGCCGTTGGTAAAACGGCCTTAAAAAGGAGTTATGAAGAAAAAGTTCTTCGCTTTTTCTCTTGGTATGAGTAGATTATATAGTACATTCCTTTGTTTTAGGTATAGTTTATTCTTAGAATTTAATTAGAATTTTAGATGTTTAATTCAAGTATTCCTCCGTTTTCAATTATTACTGCTGGTTCTTCTAATTCTCTACCATCATTTTCTAATATAGACATAATCGAACCATGGGCTACAACTAATATAGTTGAATTTTCACCATAAATTCTTTTTATCTCCTCTAATTTATCTAAAGCTCTTTTCCTTACATCTTTTACACTTTCA is a genomic window of Streptobacillus felis containing:
- a CDS encoding rod shape-determining protein, with the protein product MFKNLIKAFKKNFSLSKNTKDIGIDLGTANTVLYVKGENIVINEPTYVAINTKTDDSIEFIGKKAKEIMGRTPGYMEVKRPLKNGVISDYEITEKMLSIFLSKIKKGELYNDRVIICVPSGVTQVERRAVVDAVKDAGAKEVYLIEEPIAAAVGAGIDMFEPKGHLIVDIGGGTTEIAFIVSGGAAKTHSIKTAGDQLNTDIIEYIRDNFNLNIGEKTAEDLKIAATNSEDLEELYQIKGAESVTGIPKEIRISVKEVNDAINKSVDHIIYEIDKVIEEITPEIAADIYETGIYLSGGGASIKILKDKIEEKFKLKVTVCNEPIYAVINGIANIFQEFNKYKNMLIPTTSEY
- a CDS encoding DNA translocase FtsK, with amino-acid sequence MSKEKKRNNKINKNINNIKYNVWVNTTILVISIFLLGIVLMEKFISTDTFIETFLGLIVTNLKIVFGKTLIILLLLVIIFNFFAIKNRRKISSMPLIRKVVWVLAFLFFAMTLTVFSLGEITGTTILDAGQEILSYAFMQKGGGVIGAIMSIPFYSLVNYSWFFFLSLSLCLITTFLAMGKTIRLIYLSINNTLEYYSSEEYLNKKKIIEAKKVYEKRMQETEDKQFEEDFVNYFVNKTNKKLDDEIFKKLDEDKEGKEVEYYSEKELTEKQKEWNRYYDRMLEIRKYEIEKSKIEQERKALQKMEEDNKAILSKKEEIAEVKEEVCNPVIEMEEVFEDEVEEIEDVLEEEFEEEIETKNVELNQEMQAIDREELKVALSEVFKDKSMDPEKIAEMKREIENNIENLEEVLRNFGVDAKVVDYGTGPTITRYEIKIPKNVRVKKVTELEDDIAMYLKAERIRIEAPIPGKDAIGIETPNKIKEPVYFSNLIKSRELDQGILPVVLGKDIVGNNKIIDIAKLPHLLIAGTTGSGKSVCINTIISSLISKKSDDEVKFIMVDPKMVELMPYNGIAHLLTPVIIDPNMAAIALKWAVNEMEERYKKLASLGLRNIEAYNKKYYREKLPYIVIIIDELADLMMVASNNVEQSIARIAQKARAIGIHLIVATQRPSVDVVTGMIKANLPSRISFALRSNTDSRTILDQVGAEKLLGMGDMLFLDNGKAKLERIQGAYISDDEINKLTDIIKSKKVAVYNEEILVEEEQNNNNRDPLYEKAVEIAKRPNIDRLSISLLQRELSTGFNRASKLCEELRNNGVIDEQNRYINSELN